A portion of the Gossypium arboreum isolate Shixiya-1 chromosome 8, ASM2569848v2, whole genome shotgun sequence genome contains these proteins:
- the LOC108480108 gene encoding uncharacterized zinc finger CCHC domain-containing protein At4g19190, whose amino-acid sequence MDGIGEEGGGIRLRKKFPDDNKPGSSAEVDYKTKPGTAWSHSYLNQKPWHPLSYPNQRRKWIAEQTHAQRVRRADEVAREYAQEQEFFRQTALISKKEKEKVEMMKAVSFMYVRPPGYNAESAKAAEIADERKKTDHNNVSDDHSTDVPSTAMQPESLPGGGATTQEKRKSRPKDVFGRSLPTEEEFEVLKNAPRLETGVPGRVKPFAVEVRNVKCLRCGNYGHQSGDRDCPLKDAIMPNEESRLKRDDPLTAIMAQMDPTEPLKWELKQKPGMSPPRGGFQPDDPNQQIVAEDIFDEYGGFLSGGNIPDLLTNISCKPKKRKSSKKSKHKRNSSPSTWDADVPNQDGLSSSSDDDEKKSKKKKTKKKKWRNYSGSSSDDGAEFDKHKRQRINKHSYSSEDSDSGRQYRTKERREKRSYTSEDSESNPECCGKKSRSKHSYSSAEDFDRHYRKGKHKRSYTPEDSDSGRHDRKKKSTRKPYTLDETDADRRRMSQKSRQRHSNSSDKNHRHDRKSKNKHSYSSEDSDCHRHEPRKKTMQKPYNSEDSDIVRHNSRREKYRLKHHYSSEDDAYRHLKGEKSWHKPSSSCGYDDYSNSGLERRSKHHRHH is encoded by the exons ACAAGCCTGGCTCTTCCGCCGAAGTTGACTACAAGACAAAACCTGGCACCGCTTGGAGCCATTCCTATCTCAACCAGAAACCATGGCATCCCCTCTCCTACCCTAACCAACGCCGCAAATGGATCGCTGAGCAGACCCATGCCCAGCGCGTGCGCCGTGCCGATGAAGTCGCTCGCGAG TATGCCCAAGAGCAAGAATTCTTTCGCCAGACGGCTCTAATTTCCaaaaaagagaaggaaaag GTGGAGATGATGAAAGCTGTTAGCTTTATGTATGTTCGTCCGCCTGGTTATAATGCTGAAAGTGCCAAAGCGGCCGAGATTGCTGATGAGAGGAAAAAAACTGATCATAACAACGTATCCGATGATCATTCTACCGATGTGCCTTCCACAGCAAT GCAGCCGGAATCTTTGCCCGGTGGAGGTGCTACTACTCAAGAGAAACGGAAATCAAGACCTAAAGATGTTTTTGGACGTTCTTTACCAACAGAGGAAGAGTTTGAAGTTCTTAAAAACGCTCCACG GCTGGAGACTGGTGTTCCTGGTAGGGTTAAACCATTTGCTGTTGAAGTCCGTAATGTAAAATGTCTTAGATGCGGAAATTATGGTCACCAGAGTGGTGATCGTGATTGTCCATTGAAGGATGCTATAATGCCGAATGAAGAGAGTCGCTTAAAAAGAGATGATCCATTGACTGCTATCATGGCCCAAATGGATCCTACTGAG CCTCTGAAGTGGGAGCTAAAGCAAAAACCAGGTATGAGTCCTCCTCGCGGTGGATTTCAACCAGATGATCCCAATCAACAAATAGTTGCTGAGGATATATTTGATGAATATGGAG gaTTCCTTAGTGGGGGTAATATCCCTGATTTGTTGACTAACATCTCGTGCAAACCCAAGAAAAGGAAGTCCTCAAAAAAAAGTAAACACAAGAGGAATTCATCTCCAAGTACTTGGGATGCCGATGTTCCTAATCAAGATGGCTTATCCTCAAGTTCTGATGATGATGAGAAGAAGTCAAAGAAGAAGAAAACCAAGAAGAAGAAATGGCGGAATTATTCTGGGTCAAGTTCTGATGATGGTGCAGAGTTTGATAAGCATAAGAGGCAGAGAATAAACAAGCATTCTTATTCATCAGAAGACTCTGACTCTGGCAGGCAATACAGGACTAAAGAAAGGCGAGAAAAGCGTTCATATACATCTGAAGATTCTGAATCTAATCCAGAATGCTGTGGTAAAAAGAGCAGGTCAAAGCATTCTTATTCATCTGCAGAGGACTTTGATAGGCATTATAGGAAGGGCAAACATAAGCGATCTTACACACCTGAAGATTCCGACTCTGGCAGGCATGATAGGAAGAAAAAGAGTACCCGAAAGCCTTATACTTTGGATGAAACGGATGCTGATAGACGCAGGATGAGTCAAAAGAGCAGACAAAGGCATTCTAATTCATCCGACAAGAATCATAGGCATGATAGGAAAAGCAAAAACAAGCATTCCTATTCATCCGAAGACTCAGACTGCCATAGGCATGAGCCTAGGAAAAAGACTATGCAAAAGCCTTACAACTCAGAAGATTCAGACATTGTTAGGCATAATAGTAGGAGGGAAAAGTACCGACTTAAGCATCATTATTCATCTGAAGATGACGCTTATAGACATCTTAAAGGTGAAAAGAGTTGGCATAAGCCTTCATCATCATGCGGATATGACGATTATTCTAACTCAGGTTTAGAGCGCAGAAGTAAACATCATCGTCATCACTGA
- the LOC108480730 gene encoding upstream activation factor subunit UAF30: MMATSRLFGRCGGLLEAAKAFSASFASSYSSSSSGNGRGLMRVIPVSPQLGKFLGASEASRTDAIKKIWDYIKLHNLQNPANKKEIICDEKLKTIFAGKESVGMLEISKYLSPHFLKSK; the protein is encoded by the exons ATGATGGCTACATCAAGACTGTTTGGCAGGTGCGGCGGATTGTTAGAAGCGGCGAAGGCTTTCTCTGCTTCCTTCGCTTCTTCGTATTCTTCTTCTTCCAGTGGAAATGGAAGGGGGCTTATGCGGGTGATACCTGTCTCTCCACAGCTGGGCAAGTTCCTTGGAGCCTCCGAAGCTTCTCGCACCGACGCCATTAAAAAGATTTGGGACTACATCAAGCTCCACAATCTCCAG AACCCTGCAAACAAGAAGGAGATTATTTGTGATGAGAAGTTGAAGACGATATTCGCCGGGAAGGAGTCTGTCGGAATGTTAGAGATTAGCAAATATCTCTCCCCACATTTTCTGAAATCCAAATAA
- the LOC108481986 gene encoding coatomer subunit zeta-2-like — MESCPSIKNILLLDSEGNRVAVKYYSDEWPNNSAKEAFEKSLFTKTQKTNARTEAEIAMFESHIIVYKFVQDLHFFVTGAENENELILVTVLQGFFDAVGLLLRGTVDKKEALENLDLILLCLDEIVDGGIILETDANVIAGKVASHNIDAAAPLSEQTISQALATAREHLARSLLK; from the exons aTG GAGTCTTGTCCTTCTATAAAAAATATCCTTCTCCTGGATTCCGAGGGGAATCGTGTTGCTGTTAAATATTACTCCGATGAGTGGCCCAATAACAGTGCTAAGGAAGCCTTTGAGAAGTCTTTATTTACAAAGACTCAAAAGACCAATGCTCGAACTGAAG CGGAGATAGCAATGTTCGAGAGTCATATCATTGTGTACAAGTTTGTTCAAGACCTTCACTTTTTTGTTACTGGGGCTGAAAATGAAAATGAGCTCATTCTGGTAACTGTTCTTCAAGGGTTTTTTGATGCAGTTGGCCTTCTTCTAAG AGGGACTGTGGACAAGAAAGAGGCACTGGAGAACTTAGATCTCATTTTGTTATGCCTTGATGAGATTGTCGATGGCGG CATCATCCTAGAAACCGATGCGAATGTCATTGCAGGGAAGGTTGCTAGTCATAATATAGATGCGGCTGCTCCTTTATCTGAGCAG ACAATAAGTCAAGCATTGGCAACTGCTCGGGAACATTTAGCAAGATCTCTCCTCAAGTGA